TCGTAGGGGTCACCCACGGCCCAGGAAAGGCCGAAGATATAGCGGCCGATCAGCACCGGGAAGCCGATCAGGAAGATCACGGCAAAGATCCAGTTCAGCGGGTTACTCATGGCCTGTGACAGATACTGCTGCGGGGTCAGGCCGAGGAAGATCTTTTCCATCAGGGTCCAGGGACGACCCTTATCATCATCCTTACGCAGACTGCTGATGATCTGCGTGTTGGGATTGCGTGTCAGAAACTGTTTCATTGGTGATCTCCCTCCTCATGGTCATGGTGGCCATCCTTGTTCTTGGTCGCCAGCAGATGTACGCCGGTGAACAGGGCCGGCCAGATGGAAAGTACCATCGGTACGAATCCCAGGAAGTCTTTGACGTTGGAGATGATCGGCTCATTCTGGATATGGCCGTCCATACCGACCTTGTCGAAATCAACACTGCTCAGGTACATCCAACTGGTGCCGCCAACGGCCTTTTCACCATATAACTTGTCCACATATTTGCCGGGGTTGGCCTGAATCCGGTCATGACCCAGCTTGATCAGGTCTGCCCTGCGGCCAAAGGTCATCACCTGCTGAGGACAGATTTCTACACATGCGGGAGGCTTGCCGTCTTTCAGGCGGGTGTCGTAACAGAAGATGCATTTTTTAACCAATGGGTTCAGCGGGCTTGAGTAGCTGTAAGCCGGGATATTGAAGGGGCAGGCGATCATACAGTTACGGCAGCCGACGCAGACCTTGGCGTTGTAGATAACCGCGCCTTCCTTGGTCTTGGTGTAGGCGTTGACAAAGCAGGAGCTGAGGCAGGCCGGCTCAGTGCAGTGGTTACACTGAATCTTGCGGTACAGGGTATCCTTGTCGGCAACTTTGTACTCGTTGACAATGGTATAGGCCTTTTCTGTTGTACGACGCTTATCCTTGAATACTGACATGTCATCAAATGGCAGATCCGGCTCCGGCAGTTTCTGTTCAGCATTGCAGGCAGCCTCACAACTACGGCAGCCTACACAACGGGTCAGGTCAACCAGCACCCCCATAGCATCCGGGTATCCTTCAAATGAACCGGCAGCCATCGCCTTGCCACTGGCAACGCTTACGGTCGCAGCGGTCACACCGCAGGCCAGGCACCCTTTCAGAAAATCTCGACGTTCAATCATGGTACACGTTCTCCTTCCCGTGGATATCGGTTCAGTGGTGTGCTGTCTTTGGTTTGGCAGGCGCCTTGGGGGCATGTTTGCCGGACTTGAAGATGGCATCTCCGCCGTCATTGCGTTTGTGGCAGTCCTGACAGCCGGTGGGGCCGTTCATCTTCTGGTGGCAACCCAGGCAGCTGATATGGTAGGCGGCCTTGAGGCCCGGCTTGTCGCGATGGTAAACCGGTGGTTGCTGATCGCGCTGCTGTTTGAGTGCTTCAGGGGTAAATGGATCTGCAACGTGGCAGCCCTTGCAGCTGACCACCGGTTGGGCGCCACTGTTTTTGTGACAGCGGGCACAGTTAGGATCGGTTACCTGGGCACCGGTGGTGTGGTGGTGACAGAGGCCGCAGTCTTTCAGCCTGTTGATGTGTGCTGCATGGTTAAAACTGACCGGTGCGTAGTACTTCTGAATTGAACCGATGCTGACCTTGTCCGGGATACCGGCGCCAAAGCAGACGTTGGACACCAGCA
Above is a window of Trichlorobacter lovleyi SZ DNA encoding:
- a CDS encoding 4Fe-4S dicluster domain-containing protein, whose product is MIERRDFLKGCLACGVTAATVSVASGKAMAAGSFEGYPDAMGVLVDLTRCVGCRSCEAACNAEQKLPEPDLPFDDMSVFKDKRRTTEKAYTIVNEYKVADKDTLYRKIQCNHCTEPACLSSCFVNAYTKTKEGAVIYNAKVCVGCRNCMIACPFNIPAYSYSSPLNPLVKKCIFCYDTRLKDGKPPACVEICPQQVMTFGRRADLIKLGHDRIQANPGKYVDKLYGEKAVGGTSWMYLSSVDFDKVGMDGHIQNEPIISNVKDFLGFVPMVLSIWPALFTGVHLLATKNKDGHHDHEEGDHQ
- a CDS encoding cytochrome c3 family protein, yielding MHAVKQKMILGITGILMMLVSNVCFGAGIPDKVSIGSIQKYYAPVSFNHAAHINRLKDCGLCHHHTTGAQVTDPNCARCHKNSGAQPVVSCKGCHVADPFTPEALKQQRDQQPPVYHRDKPGLKAAYHISCLGCHQKMNGPTGCQDCHKRNDGGDAIFKSGKHAPKAPAKPKTAHH